A genomic window from Lycium barbarum isolate Lr01 chromosome 4, ASM1917538v2, whole genome shotgun sequence includes:
- the LOC132635338 gene encoding glycerol-3-phosphate acyltransferase, chloroplastic isoform X3 produces MALVLDRVFVDVKDSFEFSPHHKAIREPFDYYTFGQNYIRPLVDFRSSYVGNISVFGEIEEKLKQGDNVVLMSNHQSEADPAIIALLLELKHPYIAENIIYVAGDRVITDPLCKPFSMGRNLLCVYSKKHMNDDPELAEMKKRANTRSLKEMALLLRAGSKIIWIAPSGGRDRPDAVTKEWYPAPFDASAADNMRRLVEHAGVPGHIYPLAILCHDIMPPPPQVEKNIREKRVISFHGTGISVAPKVDFHEVAGALEDSEAKMVYTKALYDSVNQQYNVLNAAIHGKQGLEASTPSVSLSQPWQ; encoded by the exons ATGGCTCTTGTATTGGATCGTGTTTTTGTAGATGTGAAG GATTCTTTCGAATTCTCGCCGCATCACAAGGCCATTCGTGAACCTTTTGACTATTACACTTTTGGTCAAAATTATATCCGCCCTTTAGTTGATTTCAG GAGTTCTTATGTTGGCAATATTTCAGTTTTTGGTGAAATCGAAGAGAAACTTAAGCAG GGTGATAATGTTGTCTTGATGTCAAACCACCAAAGTGAAGCCGATCCCGCGATTATTGCACTGTTGCTTGAATTGAAGCACCCATATATTGCTGAGAACATT ATCTATGTTGCGGGAGATAGAGTTATTACAGATCCTCTTTGCAAGCCATTCAGCATGGGAAG GAATCTCTTGTGTGTTTATTCAAAAAAACATATGAATGATGACCCTGAACTTGCTGAGATGAAAAAGAGAGCAAACACCAGAAGCTTGAAGGAGATGGCTTTGCTATTAAG GGCTGGATCAAAAATAATATGGATTGCTCCTAGTGGTGGAAGAGATAGGCCAGACGCTGTTACAAAAGAATGGTATCCA GCACCATTTGATGCTTCCGCGGCAGACAACATGAGGAGGCTTGTAGAACATGCTGGTGTCCCTGGTCACATTTATCCGCTAGCAATATTATGTCATGATATTATGCCCCCGCCGCCTCAG GTTGAGAAAAATATCAGAGAgaaaagagtgatttcttttcaTGGAACTGGCATATCCGTGGCACCCAAAGTTGATTTTCATGAGGTTGCTGGTGCTTTGGAAGACTCTGAG GCTAAGATGGTATATACAAAGGCACTTTATGACTCTGTAAACCAACAGTACAACGTGCTAAATGCTGCTATACATGGCAAACAAGGACTGGAGGCATCAACTCCTAGCGTTTCATTATCACAACCATGGCAATAG